A section of the Gemmatimonas sp. genome encodes:
- a CDS encoding nuclear transport factor 2 family protein has protein sequence MNDSVLKEFATRYTAAWCSQQAASVAAHFAERGSLKINEGAPAVGREAITASAQAFMTAFPDMIVAMDSLTANGEHPVYHWTLTGTNTGPGGTGKAVRISGYEEWTIGADGLIAASLGHYDEVEYARQVKAGVGAR, from the coding sequence GTGAACGATTCCGTACTCAAGGAGTTCGCCACTCGCTACACCGCCGCCTGGTGCAGCCAGCAGGCCGCGAGCGTGGCAGCGCACTTCGCCGAGCGGGGCTCGCTGAAAATCAACGAGGGTGCGCCAGCGGTTGGGCGGGAGGCGATCACCGCGTCGGCGCAGGCGTTCATGACCGCGTTTCCGGACATGATCGTCGCGATGGACTCGCTCACCGCGAATGGCGAGCATCCGGTGTATCACTGGACACTCACCGGCACGAACACGGGCCCCGGCGGAACGGGCAAGGCGGTGCGCATCAGCGGGTACGAGGAGTGGACGATCGGCGCCGACGGCCTGATCGCCGCGTCGCTGGGGCACTACGACGAAGTGGAGTACGCGCGCCAGGTCA